From bacterium, one genomic window encodes:
- a CDS encoding transketolase, with protein sequence MVNITNQEIQELEAKAKEIRRWIIKMLGEAGSGHPGGALSCTDIITTLYFKIMNHKPDNPKWEDRDRFVLSKGHSCPTLYAALALSGYFPVSELMRLRKMDSFLQGHTDMTATPGVEMSAGSLGQGLSVAGGMALAAKLDKKKFRVYVVLGDGESQEGQIWEAAMACAHYKLDNLCAFLDYNKLQIDGPVNEVMVIEPIVDKFKAFGWNTIEIDGHDMHQIIHATNEAKITQGKPTMVIAHTIKGKGVSFMEGKVGYHGVAPTKEEEQKALLELE encoded by the coding sequence ATGGTAAATATTACAAATCAAGAGATTCAGGAATTAGAGGCAAAGGCAAAAGAGATAAGGCGGTGGATAATTAAGATGTTAGGTGAAGCGGGTTCTGGACATCCAGGAGGGGCTTTATCCTGCACCGATATAATCACCACACTTTATTTCAAAATTATGAACCATAAACCTGATAACCCTAAGTGGGAAGACCGTGATAGATTTGTTCTTTCTAAAGGACATTCCTGTCCGACATTATATGCGGCATTAGCTTTAAGTGGTTATTTCCCGGTATCTGAATTAATGCGACTTCGAAAAATGGATAGTTTTCTTCAGGGGCATACAGATATGACGGCTACTCCAGGAGTAGAAATGTCGGCTGGCTCTCTTGGACAGGGATTATCTGTTGCCGGTGGTATGGCTTTAGCCGCTAAACTTGATAAGAAAAAATTCAGGGTATATGTGGTTTTAGGAGATGGTGAAAGTCAAGAAGGACAAATATGGGAGGCGGCGATGGCTTGTGCACATTATAAATTAGATAATCTATGTGCTTTCTTAGATTATAATAAATTGCAAATTGATGGTCCGGTAAATGAAGTGATGGTTATTGAACCGATAGTTGATAAATTCAAAGCATTTGGTTGGAATACAATTGAGATTGATGGTCACGATATGCATCAGATAATCCATGCCACCAATGAAGCGAAAATTACTCAAGGGAAACCAACTATGGTCATCGCTCACACGATTAAAGGTAAAGGCGTCTCTTTTATGGAAGGAAAGGTAGGTTACCACGGCGTAGCACCAACCAAAGAAGAAGAACAAAAAGCACTGTTGGAGTTAGAATAG
- a CDS encoding four helix bundle protein, whose translation MVQQMWRAAVSIPANIAEGFKKQGIKNYFPLFLLPTFLLPTSYLLGMLNSYLRSNFCPLF comes from the coding sequence TTGGTGCAACAGATGTGGAGAGCGGCTGTTTCTATTCCAGCAAATATTGCAGAAGGTTTTAAAAAACAAGGCATAAAGAATTATTTTCCCCTCTTCCTACTTCCTACTTTCCTACTCCCTACTTCCTACTTACTTGGTATGCTGAATAGTTACCTGAGATCTAACTTCTGTCCTCTATTCTAA